One window from the genome of Gimesia aquarii encodes:
- a CDS encoding DUF1501 domain-containing protein, protein MMLSFTDHHKIHGRREFLRVGGLALGGLTLPEILSAKAHAAGSGTLLKNKSVIFLFMHGGPSQIETFDPKMDAPANIRSATGEVTTKIPGVTFGGTFQKLSQLADRMSIVRSYRTGDSRHDIKPIVHKDTLDANLGSLYSRVVGANHPKNGMPTNAVLFPRAIDEKMMPAITKFGKFDSHGSMGSAYTPFVPGAGGDLQSNMSLSIPQNRLDDRKLLLSNLDRARWAADKSESFTASSHLQQQAFDVIMGGVSKAFDLSKEDPKVVARYDTAPLVKPDQIDKRWKNYERYVVNAQSLGKLLLMARRLCEAGCGFVTITTNFVWDMHGDKNNAGVAEGMDYMGVPFDHAVSAFMEDVHDRGLSDDILLVCSGEMGRTPKLNKNGGRDHWGNLSPLMLSGGGLNMGQVIGQSTRHASEPQTEPIERKDLVTSIMHTLFDLGELRITRGVPSEIIQVASAGKVIPGLF, encoded by the coding sequence ATGATGCTTTCGTTCACCGACCACCACAAGATTCATGGTCGACGCGAGTTCCTCCGGGTGGGAGGCTTAGCGTTGGGGGGGCTGACGCTGCCGGAGATCCTGTCGGCAAAAGCGCATGCTGCCGGTTCGGGGACGTTGCTGAAAAATAAATCGGTCATCTTCCTGTTTATGCATGGCGGACCCAGCCAGATCGAGACGTTTGATCCGAAGATGGATGCCCCCGCAAATATCCGCAGTGCCACTGGTGAAGTGACAACCAAAATTCCTGGTGTGACCTTTGGCGGGACTTTTCAGAAGCTGTCTCAACTGGCGGATCGAATGTCAATCGTGCGTTCTTATCGCACGGGCGACAGTCGCCATGACATCAAGCCGATTGTGCATAAAGACACGCTCGATGCAAATCTTGGTTCACTCTACTCGCGAGTGGTTGGTGCGAATCATCCCAAGAATGGAATGCCGACCAACGCAGTACTCTTCCCGCGGGCCATTGATGAGAAGATGATGCCCGCCATCACGAAGTTCGGTAAATTTGATTCACATGGTTCGATGGGCAGCGCTTATACGCCATTCGTTCCCGGTGCAGGTGGTGACCTGCAATCGAACATGAGTCTTTCCATTCCTCAAAATCGGCTCGATGATCGTAAATTGTTATTGTCAAACCTGGATCGTGCTCGCTGGGCAGCAGACAAAAGTGAATCCTTTACCGCGTCTTCGCATCTACAGCAACAGGCCTTCGATGTGATTATGGGAGGTGTTTCCAAAGCCTTCGATTTATCTAAGGAAGATCCCAAAGTCGTCGCACGTTATGATACCGCACCACTGGTCAAGCCAGATCAAATTGACAAACGCTGGAAGAATTATGAACGCTATGTCGTTAATGCGCAATCACTGGGAAAACTGCTATTAATGGCACGTCGCCTTTGCGAAGCCGGTTGTGGTTTTGTAACGATCACGACGAATTTTGTGTGGGACATGCATGGAGACAAAAATAATGCTGGTGTTGCAGAAGGTATGGACTACATGGGAGTTCCCTTCGATCATGCCGTTTCTGCTTTCATGGAAGATGTACATGACCGCGGGCTCAGTGATGACATTCTGTTGGTCTGTTCTGGAGAAATGGGGCGCACTCCGAAGTTGAATAAAAATGGCGGCCGCGATCACTGGGGAAATTTATCACCTTTGATGCTGTCAGGCGGTGGTTTAAATATGGGGCAGGTCATCGGACAGTCCACACGTCATGCCAGCGAACCACAGACCGAACCGATCGAACGTAAAGATCTCGTCACGAGTATCATGCATACTCTGTTCGATCTGGGTGAACTTCGCATTACCCGTGGCGTACCAAGCGAAATTATCCAGGTTGCCTCTGCTGGTAAGGTTATTCCAGGACTTTTTTAG
- a CDS encoding sulfatase, with product MRWLLTMVVIWSVCSPLWAAQKPNILFIAIDDQNDWIGCLKGHPQIKTPHIDRVAARGTLFNNAHCQSPLCNPSRTSLMTGLRPSTTGVYGLAPWFRTIDKFKDHVTLPQYLQQHGYKTYSTGKIYHGGYGRKKKDQEFNVLGPPAGVGVKPPKKLVKTPNPHPLVDWGTFPHKDEDKGDWKVATWAVDQLNKKPQEPFFLSAGFFLPHVPCYATQKWFDLYPEETLQLPPLLENDRDDTPRFSWYLHWKLPEPRFKFLQEANQWKNLVRSYLASTSFVDSQVGRVVDALEKNNLAENTIIVIWSDHGWHLGEKLITGKNTLWDRSTRVPLIFAGPGITEGAVCSKPVELLDIYPTLLQLCKLPPKAGLEGHSLVPQLKDANTPRKWPAITSHNRNNTAVRSENYRYIRYADGTEEFYDMKQDPNEWKNLSNDPKFAALIKEHRAWLPTINEKPAPGSKHRILRYENGKANWEEVDIKDGDPIPEL from the coding sequence ATGCGATGGCTACTGACGATGGTTGTAATCTGGTCTGTTTGTTCGCCGCTCTGGGCGGCACAGAAGCCGAATATTCTGTTTATTGCCATTGATGACCAGAACGACTGGATTGGTTGTCTGAAGGGACATCCTCAAATCAAAACCCCGCATATTGATCGGGTGGCGGCGAGAGGTACCTTGTTTAATAACGCACACTGTCAATCACCGCTTTGTAATCCCTCGCGCACCAGCCTGATGACAGGGCTACGTCCTTCTACAACCGGAGTGTATGGACTGGCCCCCTGGTTCCGCACGATTGATAAATTCAAAGACCATGTCACGCTCCCTCAATACCTTCAGCAGCATGGCTATAAAACATATAGCACAGGAAAGATTTATCATGGCGGTTATGGACGGAAGAAAAAAGACCAGGAATTTAATGTGCTGGGTCCACCCGCGGGAGTTGGTGTCAAACCTCCGAAAAAACTGGTCAAGACGCCGAACCCACATCCGCTTGTCGATTGGGGTACCTTTCCTCATAAAGATGAAGACAAAGGAGACTGGAAAGTCGCAACCTGGGCCGTCGATCAGTTAAACAAAAAACCTCAAGAACCGTTCTTTCTTTCGGCTGGTTTTTTCCTGCCTCACGTTCCCTGCTACGCGACTCAAAAATGGTTTGATCTCTACCCTGAAGAGACCTTGCAATTGCCACCACTCCTGGAAAACGACCGCGATGACACACCTCGCTTTTCCTGGTACCTGCATTGGAAACTCCCCGAACCTCGATTCAAGTTTCTGCAGGAAGCCAATCAGTGGAAAAATCTGGTTCGTTCCTATCTCGCATCGACCAGTTTTGTCGATAGCCAGGTTGGCCGTGTGGTGGACGCACTGGAGAAAAACAATCTCGCTGAAAACACAATCATCGTCATTTGGTCCGATCATGGTTGGCATCTCGGCGAGAAGCTGATCACCGGCAAGAACACACTGTGGGATCGTTCCACTCGCGTACCCTTAATTTTTGCCGGACCAGGCATTACGGAAGGCGCTGTTTGCAGCAAGCCAGTCGAACTGTTGGACATCTATCCCACATTGTTGCAGCTATGTAAGTTACCTCCCAAAGCAGGGTTGGAAGGCCACTCATTGGTCCCTCAATTAAAAGACGCGAACACACCCCGCAAGTGGCCCGCCATTACCTCACACAATCGTAACAATACGGCGGTGCGTTCCGAGAACTATCGCTACATCCGTTATGCTGATGGTACGGAAGAATTCTATGACATGAAACAGGACCCCAATGAATGGAAGAATCTCAGTAACGATCCCAAGTTCGCTGCGTTAATCAAAGAACACCGTGCCTG
- a CDS encoding M56 family metallopeptidase, producing MNHGLFLMSSNGFSIFGLTDNVISFLLIDTTIKCFVLLMATLVFACLMKTRSAAVLHRLWTLAFCGCLVIPIITVFSPSWSLAILPRSWVAQLNYDGTATSNTANFNRNVNPASGDTTVLSDEPMKPHNFQFSHAAPTPSEWEPVRPQKAVISTELQHVNHSIPVKEPGTFEISWNLVMILVWVGGIFFCLLRTVWLQWLLARTLRRSTLVDKLEWTRAAADAAQSLGFHRSIELRRLDGTQSPMVTGIFRTIVLLPKDAVLWNSARCQLVLLHELAHAKRHDILTQSIAGFVCALFWFNPICWIGLLQMRKLQELACDDLVVASGQRPTDYADVLLDVARSYQHQNCTTAIGMSHRAHVEHRILALLDLARSHISLSPNAARRLLVAAMVIVAIIGSMRLRSQDEPSKNSLVVDNETSIEVAEVAKIEPDESKSVSEKVVPQESTDKETRTMTISIRDENGKPLKGAKLHRSLWYLDDFKGARSPNSDHVTNSDGVVNLNIPRRLHILRLWAGQFGHVPEFVNFAQGTHDQGKRIPSHFEFQLARGTELSGTVVDENNQPIPDVLVDVKVTSPEPKWTVNPKPIISTYLTDNDYKETTAITDKMGKWNIRNAPVKPAGEDHEFRLKFTHQDYISDSEWGELQDQQKLTSAMLRDGSAKIVLSPGVSIRGAVIDTAGDPVTKGLIIWHDEPYYGSTVHEVEIDNKGHFETIPLPPGKHPITVVAPGFMPVRQIVNATKSMEPLSFEMKPGKRLTLKIVDSNGKPVPKARISLGKWRGVESLYNHRHPNVLNSRIPVHSDEKGVYEWDWAPDDAVTYEIYAKKNASKTVTLAATEAEHVIKLAPLLIASGKVTDAETGKPIKEFRAVPVIVFRPQFLSTSFDRSVPGDNGLYEIKLNDGMYDRRHQIRIDADGYRSAMSENSFALGDSRVTQNFSLEPAKARKGYVVDKNGNPVPSAIVVQGTPSIVPHINNNKLEWSGQQIKTSNEGRFQLAATFEPIRVRVIHDIGFAEVLRKPDEKIGTIQLQPWAKVSGRLLQDGKPVPEQWIYFRPVRDGKLGEPRFQDSYSARTDADGRFEFKRLPPIAGSIQAYLGPWRDSLLTSSQAIPLDLQPGENKTLTLGGKGTTVTGKVVATGRGEAVLNKNWSLNYLIRRDGGLKLPKDFLNLSFNPTGPVQASWFLDPNRYDWLRTRPYYFVKLAPNGRLQINGVPPGVYDLVLRLYEQPAGCLVETVGEKVVTINVTSSDIASGMKDLGNIEVACRVGPRVGANMQIYKFSDTTGREHIIKDMEGRYVLMHVWASWCVPCLQTMPDIQATINSLSDKPITLVGLNIDKDPSKAKTLVEQGGWNWSQNYLGDESDMARQLAISSVPTYFLIGPDGLLVASDTKWLGMKEKLSAALKK from the coding sequence ACGGTCTATTTCTAATGAGCAGTAATGGTTTTTCTATTTTCGGTCTCACCGACAACGTGATTTCGTTCTTGCTGATTGATACGACTATCAAGTGTTTTGTGTTACTCATGGCGACTTTGGTATTTGCTTGCCTGATGAAAACACGATCCGCAGCGGTACTCCATCGACTATGGACGTTGGCATTTTGCGGATGCCTTGTGATTCCCATCATCACTGTTTTTTCACCATCATGGTCATTAGCCATTCTGCCGCGTTCCTGGGTTGCTCAGTTGAATTATGATGGAACCGCGACCAGCAACACCGCGAATTTCAATCGTAACGTAAATCCAGCCAGTGGAGACACCACTGTGCTTTCTGATGAACCGATGAAGCCGCACAATTTTCAATTTTCTCATGCTGCACCAACTCCATCGGAGTGGGAACCGGTTCGTCCACAGAAAGCAGTAATTTCAACCGAATTGCAACACGTAAATCATTCCATACCGGTAAAAGAACCTGGTACGTTTGAAATTTCCTGGAATCTAGTCATGATCCTCGTTTGGGTTGGCGGTATTTTTTTCTGTCTGTTGAGAACTGTCTGGCTTCAATGGTTACTGGCGCGTACCCTGCGTCGTAGCACTCTGGTTGACAAGCTAGAGTGGACACGCGCCGCGGCGGATGCTGCGCAATCTCTCGGATTCCACAGAAGTATTGAACTACGAAGACTCGACGGTACACAATCACCAATGGTGACCGGCATCTTTCGCACGATTGTTTTACTGCCAAAAGATGCCGTTCTTTGGAACTCGGCGCGTTGCCAACTCGTTTTGTTACATGAATTAGCACACGCGAAAAGACATGACATACTGACTCAATCCATCGCGGGCTTCGTCTGTGCATTATTCTGGTTTAACCCCATTTGCTGGATTGGCCTGCTTCAAATGCGTAAACTCCAGGAGCTGGCCTGCGATGACCTTGTGGTTGCCAGTGGACAGCGACCGACGGACTATGCCGATGTTTTGTTAGATGTCGCAAGATCTTATCAGCATCAAAACTGCACTACAGCTATTGGGATGTCACACCGTGCCCACGTAGAACATCGCATTTTAGCACTCCTTGATCTTGCGCGCAGTCATATTTCACTTTCACCAAACGCAGCGCGCAGACTTTTGGTAGCGGCAATGGTCATTGTCGCGATCATTGGATCAATGCGTCTGCGATCTCAGGATGAGCCATCAAAGAATTCCCTCGTCGTGGACAACGAAACGTCAATCGAAGTGGCAGAAGTAGCAAAAATCGAACCAGACGAGTCAAAATCGGTTTCTGAGAAAGTCGTTCCACAAGAAAGCACTGATAAAGAAACCCGCACAATGACCATTTCGATTCGTGACGAAAATGGCAAACCACTTAAAGGCGCCAAGTTACATAGGTCTCTCTGGTATCTCGATGATTTTAAGGGGGCACGTTCACCCAACTCAGACCATGTTACGAATTCAGACGGTGTTGTGAATCTCAATATTCCACGTCGGCTACACATCCTTCGACTGTGGGCTGGTCAGTTTGGTCATGTACCTGAATTTGTTAATTTCGCTCAAGGCACTCATGATCAAGGCAAGCGGATTCCCAGCCATTTTGAATTTCAACTGGCTCGAGGAACCGAATTAAGTGGCACCGTTGTCGACGAAAATAATCAGCCAATTCCTGATGTGCTCGTCGATGTCAAAGTAACATCACCCGAACCAAAGTGGACGGTAAACCCAAAACCCATCATTAGTACATATTTGACTGATAACGATTACAAAGAGACAACGGCGATCACAGATAAAATGGGAAAATGGAACATCAGAAATGCTCCAGTTAAACCTGCCGGTGAAGACCATGAGTTCCGCCTCAAATTTACACATCAAGATTACATTAGTGATTCAGAATGGGGAGAATTGCAGGACCAGCAAAAATTGACATCGGCAATGCTGCGAGACGGAAGTGCCAAAATAGTGCTGTCTCCTGGCGTTTCGATTCGTGGTGCTGTCATCGACACTGCCGGTGATCCGGTGACAAAGGGATTGATTATCTGGCACGACGAACCCTACTATGGCTCCACAGTTCATGAAGTTGAGATTGATAACAAAGGACATTTCGAAACCATTCCGCTCCCACCAGGAAAACATCCCATCACAGTCGTCGCTCCGGGATTTATGCCGGTACGCCAAATCGTCAATGCCACCAAATCGATGGAACCACTTTCTTTCGAAATGAAACCTGGAAAACGTCTTACACTGAAGATCGTGGACTCCAACGGAAAACCCGTTCCCAAGGCCAGGATCAGCCTGGGGAAGTGGCGCGGTGTCGAATCGCTTTATAATCACCGACACCCCAATGTTCTCAATTCTCGGATACCCGTTCATTCTGATGAGAAGGGTGTGTATGAGTGGGACTGGGCTCCCGACGATGCTGTAACTTATGAGATTTATGCAAAGAAAAATGCTTCAAAAACTGTGACATTAGCTGCCACGGAAGCAGAACATGTTATCAAACTCGCTCCGCTCCTGATCGCTTCCGGTAAAGTCACAGATGCTGAAACTGGAAAACCAATCAAAGAATTTCGTGCTGTTCCTGTGATCGTCTTCCGTCCCCAATTTTTATCTACCTCGTTTGATCGCTCGGTTCCAGGTGATAATGGCCTTTATGAAATCAAGCTGAATGATGGTATGTATGATCGTCGTCACCAAATTCGAATTGATGCCGACGGTTATCGTTCGGCGATGAGTGAAAACTCGTTCGCTCTGGGAGATAGTCGCGTTACGCAAAACTTTTCTCTGGAACCAGCTAAAGCACGCAAAGGTTATGTTGTAGACAAGAATGGAAATCCTGTACCTTCTGCGATCGTGGTCCAGGGCACACCTAGCATCGTGCCGCATATAAACAACAACAAGCTCGAATGGAGTGGACAACAAATCAAGACATCCAACGAGGGGCGATTTCAACTGGCGGCTACATTCGAACCAATCCGCGTTCGCGTCATTCACGACATTGGTTTCGCTGAAGTGCTTCGAAAACCAGATGAGAAAATCGGCACGATTCAGTTGCAACCCTGGGCCAAAGTTTCGGGCAGGTTATTGCAAGATGGGAAGCCTGTCCCCGAACAATGGATCTATTTTCGTCCAGTGCGGGATGGAAAGCTGGGGGAACCCCGATTCCAGGATTCCTATAGTGCTCGTACAGATGCAGATGGCCGATTTGAATTCAAACGTCTGCCCCCAATCGCGGGAAGCATACAAGCATATCTCGGTCCCTGGAGAGATTCACTATTAACATCCAGTCAGGCAATTCCTCTGGACCTACAACCGGGCGAAAATAAAACGCTCACTCTAGGTGGAAAGGGAACTACCGTCACTGGCAAAGTTGTAGCAACAGGCCGTGGCGAAGCAGTTCTGAATAAGAACTGGTCACTTAATTATCTGATTCGACGCGATGGTGGTCTCAAATTACCAAAAGATTTTCTAAATCTGAGCTTTAACCCGACTGGACCCGTCCAGGCATCCTGGTTCCTGGATCCAAACCGTTACGATTGGTTGAGAACTCGGCCTTATTACTTTGTAAAGTTAGCACCCAATGGTCGGCTCCAAATCAATGGAGTACCCCCGGGAGTTTATGACCTTGTGTTGCGATTATACGAACAGCCCGCGGGGTGCCTTGTTGAAACGGTTGGTGAAAAAGTTGTCACGATCAACGTTACTTCATCCGATATTGCTTCGGGAATGAAAGATCTTGGCAATATTGAAGTGGCGTGTCGGGTCGGTCCACGCGTAGGTGCGAACATGCAGATTTACAAATTCTCAGACACAACCGGTCGAGAACATATTATCAAAGATATGGAAGGACGCTACGTCTTGATGCATGTCTGGGCTAGTTGGTGCGTACCCTGTCTCCAAACGATGCCAGATATTCAGGCCACCATAAACAGTCTCTCAGATAAGCCGATTACACTCGTAGGATTGAATATCGATAAAGATCCTTCTAAAGCAAAGACCCTCGTAGAGCAAGGTGGTTGGAACTGGTCGCAAAACTACCTTGGTGACGAATCTGACATGGCACGCCAACTGGCGATCAGCTCGGTTCCCACGTATTTCCTCATCGGCCCTGATGGTCTGCTTGTCGCTTCGGATACAAAATGGCTGGGCATGAAAGAAAAGTTGAGTGCCGCACTCAAAAAATAG